In Crassostrea angulata isolate pt1a10 chromosome 4, ASM2561291v2, whole genome shotgun sequence, one genomic interval encodes:
- the LOC128181563 gene encoding uncharacterized protein LOC128181563 isoform X3, with amino-acid sequence MSGLMTQRVDELFAALLQNAPVTTTVIREAKQEYDRLREVAVSGERRLTPAQITKCPHCNKDIPHEKQNQVRSENEVTQLRQELQLKISMCQDLEEKIHRMQATQRGSNSSLGGDPALQVAEMYSRLFADQWLQAYEFMDNNLNQREDKVLDVLQRILRAAYEFCKDISDAQMKNMEGEIYCPLSTWTEDRRLEFAVTPRSKTSSTISDLARQYRDMASSECVPILQETFLKEVLPEFLDLHYVAEPAVVQYTRRCVEVTWYMCMQSKPMHLVTKVIRKSTFDTNLFSYYTIAGDKFDFVVWPAVVQGENERIIAKGVAQAMDNNRSHSSLKTSIQSQRMEKTPSTQDNASARQGPVSPAGSLINQGLRGTPWGSQYLGSNRGTPSVDLPPTPTEDPPPSSSQGVKKKTPSRVSLIDKDPTEPAKSRQEKARTTPLNQDPQPSKSRRTSVDKQGGSTEGNPKSPQAVPDSTVPQSVRGPTHRDTRYSPPMETASLTTAWKESRAQPVSRPSKA; translated from the exons ATGTCCGGCCTTATGACTCAGAGAGTGGATGAACTATTTGCAGCCCTGCTGCAAAATGCGCCGGTAACAACTACCGTGATTCGAGAGGCGAAGCAAGAGTATGACAGATTACGG GAAGTGGCTGTTTCGGGTGAGCGGCGCCTTACACCAGCTCAGATAACAAAATGTCCCCACTGTAACAAGGACATTCCCCATGAGAAACAAAACCAGGTCAGGTCTGAAAACGAGGTTACACAACTACGACAGGAACTTCAGCTCAAAATCAGCATGTGTCAAGACCTGGAGGAAAAGATACACAGAATGCAAGCCACGCAAAG GGGGAGTAACTCCAGTCTGGGAGGGGACCCGGCCCTACAGGTGGCCGAGATGTATTCCAGGCTGTTCGCCGACCAATGGCTGCAAGCGTACGAGTTCATGGACAATAACCTGAACCAGAGGGAGGACAAAGTGCTTGACGTTCTCCAGAGAATTCTCAGG GCGGCATatgaattttgtaaagacatTTCTGATGCACAAATGAAAAACATGGAGGGAGAAATATACTGTCCTTTATCAACA tgGACAGAGGACAGACGACTGGAGTTTGCCGTCACACCGCGATCTAAAACCTCGTCTACCATCAGCGACCTGGCACGGCAGTATCGAGACATGGCGTCATCAGAGTGTGTGCCCATATTACAGGAG ACCTTTCTGAAGGAGGTGCTCCCCGAGTTCCTGGACCTCCACTACGTGGCTGAGCCTGCAGTGGTCCAGTACACGCGCAGGTGTGTGGAGGTCACATGGTACATGTGCATGCAATCCAAGCCCATGCACCTTGTTACCAAGGTTATAAGGAAATCAACCTTTGACACCAACCTCTTCAGCTACTACACTATCGCAGGAGACAAATTTGACTTTGTGGTGTGGCCAGCAGTTGTTCAAGGTGAAAATGAGAGAATCATTGCAAAAGGTGTTGCACAAGCAATGGACAATAACCGATCTCACTCCAGCCTGAAGACCTCCATCCAGTCGCAAAGAATGGAGAAGACTCCATCCACCCAGGACAATGCCTCAGCCAGGCAGGGGCCGGTCTCTCCCGCAGGGTCCCTCATCAACCAGGGCCTGAGGGGAACCCCCTGGGGGTCACAATACCTGGGCTCCAACAGAGGAACCCCTTCTGTGGACCTCCCCCCAACACCTACTGAGGACCCTCCCCCTTCAAGTTCACAGGGGGtcaagaaaaaaacaccatCAAGAGTTAGTTTGATTGATAAAGACCCCACAGAGCCTGCAAAATCAAGGCAAGAGAAGGCCAGAACGACCCCCCTCAACCAGGACCCCCAGCCTAGTAAGAGTCGGAGGACATCAGTGGACAAACAAGGAGGATCAACAGAGGGGAACCCAAAGAGTCCCCAGGCTGTACCGGACAGCACCGTCCCCCAGTCTGTCAGGGGACCCACCCACAGGGACACCCGATACAGTCCACCCATGGAGACAGCCTCACTGACCACTGCCTGGAAGGAGTCCCGAGCCCAGCCAGTCAGCCGGCCCAGCAAGGCCTAG
- the LOC128181563 gene encoding uncharacterized protein LOC128181563 isoform X5, which yields MCQDLEEKIHRMQATQRGSNSSLGGDPALQVAEMYSRLFADQWLQAYEFMDNNLNQREDKVLDVLQRILRAAYEFCKDISDAQMKNMEGEIYCPLSTWTEDRRLEFAVTPRSKTSSTISDLARQYRDMASSECVPILQETFLKEVLPEFLDLHYVAEPAVVQYTRRCVEVTWYMCMQSKPMHLVTKVIRKSTFDTNLFSYYTIAGDKFDFVVWPAVVQGENERIIAKGVAQAMDNNRSHSSLKTSIQSQRMEKTPSTQDNASARQGPVSPAGSLINQGLRGTPWGSQYLGSNRGTPSVDLPPTPTEDPPPSSSQGVKKKTPSRVSLIDKDPTEPAKSRQEKARTTPLNQDPQPSKSRRTSVDKQGGSTEGNPKSPQAVPDSTVPQSVRGPTHRDTRYSPPMETASLTTAWKESRAQPVSRPSKA from the exons ATGTGTCAAGACCTGGAGGAAAAGATACACAGAATGCAAGCCACGCAAAG GGGGAGTAACTCCAGTCTGGGAGGGGACCCGGCCCTACAGGTGGCCGAGATGTATTCCAGGCTGTTCGCCGACCAATGGCTGCAAGCGTACGAGTTCATGGACAATAACCTGAACCAGAGGGAGGACAAAGTGCTTGACGTTCTCCAGAGAATTCTCAGG GCGGCATatgaattttgtaaagacatTTCTGATGCACAAATGAAAAACATGGAGGGAGAAATATACTGTCCTTTATCAACA tgGACAGAGGACAGACGACTGGAGTTTGCCGTCACACCGCGATCTAAAACCTCGTCTACCATCAGCGACCTGGCACGGCAGTATCGAGACATGGCGTCATCAGAGTGTGTGCCCATATTACAGGAG ACCTTTCTGAAGGAGGTGCTCCCCGAGTTCCTGGACCTCCACTACGTGGCTGAGCCTGCAGTGGTCCAGTACACGCGCAGGTGTGTGGAGGTCACATGGTACATGTGCATGCAATCCAAGCCCATGCACCTTGTTACCAAGGTTATAAGGAAATCAACCTTTGACACCAACCTCTTCAGCTACTACACTATCGCAGGAGACAAATTTGACTTTGTGGTGTGGCCAGCAGTTGTTCAAGGTGAAAATGAGAGAATCATTGCAAAAGGTGTTGCACAAGCAATGGACAATAACCGATCTCACTCCAGCCTGAAGACCTCCATCCAGTCGCAAAGAATGGAGAAGACTCCATCCACCCAGGACAATGCCTCAGCCAGGCAGGGGCCGGTCTCTCCCGCAGGGTCCCTCATCAACCAGGGCCTGAGGGGAACCCCCTGGGGGTCACAATACCTGGGCTCCAACAGAGGAACCCCTTCTGTGGACCTCCCCCCAACACCTACTGAGGACCCTCCCCCTTCAAGTTCACAGGGGGtcaagaaaaaaacaccatCAAGAGTTAGTTTGATTGATAAAGACCCCACAGAGCCTGCAAAATCAAGGCAAGAGAAGGCCAGAACGACCCCCCTCAACCAGGACCCCCAGCCTAGTAAGAGTCGGAGGACATCAGTGGACAAACAAGGAGGATCAACAGAGGGGAACCCAAAGAGTCCCCAGGCTGTACCGGACAGCACCGTCCCCCAGTCTGTCAGGGGACCCACCCACAGGGACACCCGATACAGTCCACCCATGGAGACAGCCTCACTGACCACTGCCTGGAAGGAGTCCCGAGCCCAGCCAGTCAGCCGGCCCAGCAAGGCCTAG
- the LOC128181563 gene encoding uncharacterized protein LOC128181563 isoform X1 codes for MAGMSGLMTQRVDELFAALLQNAPVTTTVIREAKQEYDRLREVAVSGERRLTPAQITKCPHCNKDIPHEKQNQVRSENEVTQLRQELQLKISMCQDLEEKIHRMQATQRGSNSSLGGDPALQVAEMYSRLFADQWLQAYEFMDNNLNQREDKVLDVLQRILRAAYEFCKDISDAQMKNMEGEIYCPLSTWTEDRRLEFAVTPRSKTSSTISDLARQYRDMASSECVPILQETFLKEVLPEFLDLHYVAEPAVVQYTRRCVEVTWYMCMQSKPMHLVTKVIRKSTFDTNLFSYYTIAGDKFDFVVWPAVVQGENERIIAKGVAQAMDNNRSHSSLKTSIQSQRMEKTPSTQDNASARQGPVSPAGSLINQGLRGTPWGSQYLGSNRGTPSVDLPPTPTEDPPPSSSQGVKKKTPSRVSLIDKDPTEPAKSRQEKARTTPLNQDPQPSKSRRTSVDKQGGSTEGNPKSPQAVPDSTVPQSVRGPTHRDTRYSPPMETASLTTAWKESRAQPVSRPSKA; via the exons ATGGCAG GTATGTCCGGCCTTATGACTCAGAGAGTGGATGAACTATTTGCAGCCCTGCTGCAAAATGCGCCGGTAACAACTACCGTGATTCGAGAGGCGAAGCAAGAGTATGACAGATTACGG GAAGTGGCTGTTTCGGGTGAGCGGCGCCTTACACCAGCTCAGATAACAAAATGTCCCCACTGTAACAAGGACATTCCCCATGAGAAACAAAACCAGGTCAGGTCTGAAAACGAGGTTACACAACTACGACAGGAACTTCAGCTCAAAATCAGCATGTGTCAAGACCTGGAGGAAAAGATACACAGAATGCAAGCCACGCAAAG GGGGAGTAACTCCAGTCTGGGAGGGGACCCGGCCCTACAGGTGGCCGAGATGTATTCCAGGCTGTTCGCCGACCAATGGCTGCAAGCGTACGAGTTCATGGACAATAACCTGAACCAGAGGGAGGACAAAGTGCTTGACGTTCTCCAGAGAATTCTCAGG GCGGCATatgaattttgtaaagacatTTCTGATGCACAAATGAAAAACATGGAGGGAGAAATATACTGTCCTTTATCAACA tgGACAGAGGACAGACGACTGGAGTTTGCCGTCACACCGCGATCTAAAACCTCGTCTACCATCAGCGACCTGGCACGGCAGTATCGAGACATGGCGTCATCAGAGTGTGTGCCCATATTACAGGAG ACCTTTCTGAAGGAGGTGCTCCCCGAGTTCCTGGACCTCCACTACGTGGCTGAGCCTGCAGTGGTCCAGTACACGCGCAGGTGTGTGGAGGTCACATGGTACATGTGCATGCAATCCAAGCCCATGCACCTTGTTACCAAGGTTATAAGGAAATCAACCTTTGACACCAACCTCTTCAGCTACTACACTATCGCAGGAGACAAATTTGACTTTGTGGTGTGGCCAGCAGTTGTTCAAGGTGAAAATGAGAGAATCATTGCAAAAGGTGTTGCACAAGCAATGGACAATAACCGATCTCACTCCAGCCTGAAGACCTCCATCCAGTCGCAAAGAATGGAGAAGACTCCATCCACCCAGGACAATGCCTCAGCCAGGCAGGGGCCGGTCTCTCCCGCAGGGTCCCTCATCAACCAGGGCCTGAGGGGAACCCCCTGGGGGTCACAATACCTGGGCTCCAACAGAGGAACCCCTTCTGTGGACCTCCCCCCAACACCTACTGAGGACCCTCCCCCTTCAAGTTCACAGGGGGtcaagaaaaaaacaccatCAAGAGTTAGTTTGATTGATAAAGACCCCACAGAGCCTGCAAAATCAAGGCAAGAGAAGGCCAGAACGACCCCCCTCAACCAGGACCCCCAGCCTAGTAAGAGTCGGAGGACATCAGTGGACAAACAAGGAGGATCAACAGAGGGGAACCCAAAGAGTCCCCAGGCTGTACCGGACAGCACCGTCCCCCAGTCTGTCAGGGGACCCACCCACAGGGACACCCGATACAGTCCACCCATGGAGACAGCCTCACTGACCACTGCCTGGAAGGAGTCCCGAGCCCAGCCAGTCAGCCGGCCCAGCAAGGCCTAG
- the LOC128181563 gene encoding uncharacterized protein LOC128181563 isoform X2 translates to MAGMSGLMTQRVDELFAALLQNAPVTTTVIREAKQEYDRLRVMAVSGERRLTPAQITKCPHCNKDIPHEKQNQVRSENEVTQLRQELQLKISMCQDLEEKIHRMQATQRGSNSSLGGDPALQVAEMYSRLFADQWLQAYEFMDNNLNQREDKVLDVLQRILRAAYEFCKDISDAQMKNMEGEIYCPLSTWTEDRRLEFAVTPRSKTSSTISDLARQYRDMASSECVPILQETFLKEVLPEFLDLHYVAEPAVVQYTRRCVEVTWYMCMQSKPMHLVTKVIRKSTFDTNLFSYYTIAGDKFDFVVWPAVVQGENERIIAKGVAQAMDNNRSHSSLKTSIQSQRMEKTPSTQDNASARQGPVSPAGSLINQGLRGTPWGSQYLGSNRGTPSVDLPPTPTEDPPPSSSQGVKKKTPSRVSLIDKDPTEPAKSRQEKARTTPLNQDPQPSKSRRTSVDKQGGSTEGNPKSPQAVPDSTVPQSVRGPTHRDTRYSPPMETASLTTAWKESRAQPVSRPSKA, encoded by the exons ATGGCAG GTATGTCCGGCCTTATGACTCAGAGAGTGGATGAACTATTTGCAGCCCTGCTGCAAAATGCGCCGGTAACAACTACCGTGATTCGAGAGGCGAAGCAAGAGTATGACAGATTACGGGTAA TGGCTGTTTCGGGTGAGCGGCGCCTTACACCAGCTCAGATAACAAAATGTCCCCACTGTAACAAGGACATTCCCCATGAGAAACAAAACCAGGTCAGGTCTGAAAACGAGGTTACACAACTACGACAGGAACTTCAGCTCAAAATCAGCATGTGTCAAGACCTGGAGGAAAAGATACACAGAATGCAAGCCACGCAAAG GGGGAGTAACTCCAGTCTGGGAGGGGACCCGGCCCTACAGGTGGCCGAGATGTATTCCAGGCTGTTCGCCGACCAATGGCTGCAAGCGTACGAGTTCATGGACAATAACCTGAACCAGAGGGAGGACAAAGTGCTTGACGTTCTCCAGAGAATTCTCAGG GCGGCATatgaattttgtaaagacatTTCTGATGCACAAATGAAAAACATGGAGGGAGAAATATACTGTCCTTTATCAACA tgGACAGAGGACAGACGACTGGAGTTTGCCGTCACACCGCGATCTAAAACCTCGTCTACCATCAGCGACCTGGCACGGCAGTATCGAGACATGGCGTCATCAGAGTGTGTGCCCATATTACAGGAG ACCTTTCTGAAGGAGGTGCTCCCCGAGTTCCTGGACCTCCACTACGTGGCTGAGCCTGCAGTGGTCCAGTACACGCGCAGGTGTGTGGAGGTCACATGGTACATGTGCATGCAATCCAAGCCCATGCACCTTGTTACCAAGGTTATAAGGAAATCAACCTTTGACACCAACCTCTTCAGCTACTACACTATCGCAGGAGACAAATTTGACTTTGTGGTGTGGCCAGCAGTTGTTCAAGGTGAAAATGAGAGAATCATTGCAAAAGGTGTTGCACAAGCAATGGACAATAACCGATCTCACTCCAGCCTGAAGACCTCCATCCAGTCGCAAAGAATGGAGAAGACTCCATCCACCCAGGACAATGCCTCAGCCAGGCAGGGGCCGGTCTCTCCCGCAGGGTCCCTCATCAACCAGGGCCTGAGGGGAACCCCCTGGGGGTCACAATACCTGGGCTCCAACAGAGGAACCCCTTCTGTGGACCTCCCCCCAACACCTACTGAGGACCCTCCCCCTTCAAGTTCACAGGGGGtcaagaaaaaaacaccatCAAGAGTTAGTTTGATTGATAAAGACCCCACAGAGCCTGCAAAATCAAGGCAAGAGAAGGCCAGAACGACCCCCCTCAACCAGGACCCCCAGCCTAGTAAGAGTCGGAGGACATCAGTGGACAAACAAGGAGGATCAACAGAGGGGAACCCAAAGAGTCCCCAGGCTGTACCGGACAGCACCGTCCCCCAGTCTGTCAGGGGACCCACCCACAGGGACACCCGATACAGTCCACCCATGGAGACAGCCTCACTGACCACTGCCTGGAAGGAGTCCCGAGCCCAGCCAGTCAGCCGGCCCAGCAAGGCCTAG
- the LOC128181563 gene encoding uncharacterized protein LOC128181563 isoform X4: MSGLMTQRVDELFAALLQNAPVTTTVIREAKQEYDRLRVMAVSGERRLTPAQITKCPHCNKDIPHEKQNQVRSENEVTQLRQELQLKISMCQDLEEKIHRMQATQRGSNSSLGGDPALQVAEMYSRLFADQWLQAYEFMDNNLNQREDKVLDVLQRILRAAYEFCKDISDAQMKNMEGEIYCPLSTWTEDRRLEFAVTPRSKTSSTISDLARQYRDMASSECVPILQETFLKEVLPEFLDLHYVAEPAVVQYTRRCVEVTWYMCMQSKPMHLVTKVIRKSTFDTNLFSYYTIAGDKFDFVVWPAVVQGENERIIAKGVAQAMDNNRSHSSLKTSIQSQRMEKTPSTQDNASARQGPVSPAGSLINQGLRGTPWGSQYLGSNRGTPSVDLPPTPTEDPPPSSSQGVKKKTPSRVSLIDKDPTEPAKSRQEKARTTPLNQDPQPSKSRRTSVDKQGGSTEGNPKSPQAVPDSTVPQSVRGPTHRDTRYSPPMETASLTTAWKESRAQPVSRPSKA, from the exons ATGTCCGGCCTTATGACTCAGAGAGTGGATGAACTATTTGCAGCCCTGCTGCAAAATGCGCCGGTAACAACTACCGTGATTCGAGAGGCGAAGCAAGAGTATGACAGATTACGGGTAA TGGCTGTTTCGGGTGAGCGGCGCCTTACACCAGCTCAGATAACAAAATGTCCCCACTGTAACAAGGACATTCCCCATGAGAAACAAAACCAGGTCAGGTCTGAAAACGAGGTTACACAACTACGACAGGAACTTCAGCTCAAAATCAGCATGTGTCAAGACCTGGAGGAAAAGATACACAGAATGCAAGCCACGCAAAG GGGGAGTAACTCCAGTCTGGGAGGGGACCCGGCCCTACAGGTGGCCGAGATGTATTCCAGGCTGTTCGCCGACCAATGGCTGCAAGCGTACGAGTTCATGGACAATAACCTGAACCAGAGGGAGGACAAAGTGCTTGACGTTCTCCAGAGAATTCTCAGG GCGGCATatgaattttgtaaagacatTTCTGATGCACAAATGAAAAACATGGAGGGAGAAATATACTGTCCTTTATCAACA tgGACAGAGGACAGACGACTGGAGTTTGCCGTCACACCGCGATCTAAAACCTCGTCTACCATCAGCGACCTGGCACGGCAGTATCGAGACATGGCGTCATCAGAGTGTGTGCCCATATTACAGGAG ACCTTTCTGAAGGAGGTGCTCCCCGAGTTCCTGGACCTCCACTACGTGGCTGAGCCTGCAGTGGTCCAGTACACGCGCAGGTGTGTGGAGGTCACATGGTACATGTGCATGCAATCCAAGCCCATGCACCTTGTTACCAAGGTTATAAGGAAATCAACCTTTGACACCAACCTCTTCAGCTACTACACTATCGCAGGAGACAAATTTGACTTTGTGGTGTGGCCAGCAGTTGTTCAAGGTGAAAATGAGAGAATCATTGCAAAAGGTGTTGCACAAGCAATGGACAATAACCGATCTCACTCCAGCCTGAAGACCTCCATCCAGTCGCAAAGAATGGAGAAGACTCCATCCACCCAGGACAATGCCTCAGCCAGGCAGGGGCCGGTCTCTCCCGCAGGGTCCCTCATCAACCAGGGCCTGAGGGGAACCCCCTGGGGGTCACAATACCTGGGCTCCAACAGAGGAACCCCTTCTGTGGACCTCCCCCCAACACCTACTGAGGACCCTCCCCCTTCAAGTTCACAGGGGGtcaagaaaaaaacaccatCAAGAGTTAGTTTGATTGATAAAGACCCCACAGAGCCTGCAAAATCAAGGCAAGAGAAGGCCAGAACGACCCCCCTCAACCAGGACCCCCAGCCTAGTAAGAGTCGGAGGACATCAGTGGACAAACAAGGAGGATCAACAGAGGGGAACCCAAAGAGTCCCCAGGCTGTACCGGACAGCACCGTCCCCCAGTCTGTCAGGGGACCCACCCACAGGGACACCCGATACAGTCCACCCATGGAGACAGCCTCACTGACCACTGCCTGGAAGGAGTCCCGAGCCCAGCCAGTCAGCCGGCCCAGCAAGGCCTAG
- the LOC128181565 gene encoding cyclin-J-like, translating to MDIEWWKDKISEDIYETLRTKEQHLPPYHGHSPQQWFRRHLVDWLAIVVDTFYLGTTSQHLAVHLLDFFMDKLEVDQNHLYLLAMACLSISVKYEEHCDKTLKLNSLNHMLPSHSLLSVGYSATELTNMEITVLNFFDWSLSIPTVAQFVPYFLVVSVDNHDLIDGQPILCKSAVVTCLEKHTKYFMEISLQDHVFRNYTPSLIAASCIAASRISLRLTPTWPQHLQLMTDYFIEELLPCVNIMLRFQKKDLQLSQCSPLPAQYPPVTPHHQYQSPMYNTQCYPPNFVTPQHMMAQGGKPQLFGCRGS from the exons ATGGATATAGAATGGTGGAAAGACAAGATATCGGAGGACATTTATGAAACTCTACGAACAAAGGAGCAGCACCTTCCCCCGTATCATGGACACTCTCCTCAGCAGTGGTTCCGGCGCCACCTGGTGGATTGGCTGGCCATCGTAGTGGATACATTTTATCTAGGGACCACCTCTCAACATTTAGCTGTCCACCTGCTCGACTTCTTCATGGATAAGCTTGAGGTGGATCAGAATCACCTTTATCTCCTTGCCATGGCCTGTCTGTCCATCTCAg TGAAGTACGAGGAGCATTGTGATAAGACGCTGAAGTTGAACAGCCTGAACCACATGTTGCCCTCTCACAGTCTGCTGAGTGTCGGGTACTCGGCCACAGAACTCACAAACATGGAGATCACAGTCCTCAACTTCTTTGACTGGTCACTCTCCATCCCGACAGTGGCTCAGTTCGTGCCCTACTTTCTGGTGGTGTCTGTGGATAACCATGACCTCATTGATGGTCAACCAATTTTATGCAAGTCCGCGGTAGTCACATGTTTGGAGAAGCACACTAAGTACTTTATGGAGATCTCCCTGCAAG ACCATGTATTCCGCAATTACACCCCATCTTTGATTGCGGCTAGCTGCATTGCTGCCTCCCGCATCTCGCTTCGCCTGACACCTACCTGGCCCCAACACCTGCAGTTGATGACAGATTACTTCATAGAGGAGCTGCTGCCCTGTGTCAATATCATGCTCAG GTTCCAAAAGAAGGATCTCCAGTTGTCCCAATGTTCCCCTCTACCCGCCCAGTACCCCCCGGTCACCCCTCATCATCAGTACCAGTCCCCGATGTACAACACCCAGTGTTACCCTCCCAACTTTGTGACCCCCCAGCACATGATGGCCCAGGGTGGGAAGCCACAGCTGTTTGGATGTAGAGGATCCTGA